The Cynocephalus volans isolate mCynVol1 chromosome 2, mCynVol1.pri, whole genome shotgun sequence genome window below encodes:
- the SOX7 gene encoding transcription factor SOX-7, which produces MASLLGAFPWPEGLECPALEAELSDGLSPPAAGRAAGDKGSESRIRRPMNAFMVWAKDERKRLAVQNPDLHNAELSKMLGKSWKALTLSQKRPYVDEAERLRLQHMQDYPNYKYRPRRKKQAKRLCKRVDPGFLLSSLSRDQNALPEKSSSGRGALGEKEDRGEYSPGTALPGLRGCYHEGPAGSSRAPGNVDTYPYGLPTPPEMSPLDLLEPEQTFFSSPCQEEHAHPHHIPHLPGPPYSPEYAPSPLHCSHPLGSLALGQSPGVSVMSTVASCPPSPAYYSPATYHSLHSNLHAHLGQPSPPPEHPGFDALDQLSQVELLGDMDRNEFDQYLNAPGHPDSAAGAVALSGHTPVSQVPPRGPTETSLISVLADATATYYNSYSVS; this is translated from the exons ATGGCCTCGCTGCTGGGCGCCTTCCCGTGGCCGGAGGGGCTCGAGTGCCCGGCCCTGGAGGCCGAGCTGTCTGACGGGCTGTCGCCGCCGGCCGCCGGGCGCGCCGCGGGAGACAAGGGCTCGGAGAGCCGTATCCGGCGGCCCATGAACGCTTTCATGGTGTGGGCCAAGGACGAGAGGAAGCGGCTGGCGGTGCAGAACCCGGACCTGCACAACGCCGAGCTCAGCAAGATGCTGG GAAAGTCATGGAAGGCACTGACACTGTCGCAGAAGAGGCCGTACGTGGATGAGGCGGAGCGGCTGCGCCTGCAGCACATGCAGGACTACCCCAACTATAAGTACCGGCCACGCAGGAAGAAGCAGGCCAAGCGCCTCTGCAAGCGCGTGGACCCTGGCTTCCTCCTGAGCTCCCTGTCCCGAGACCAGAACGCCCTGCCCGAGAAGAGCAGCAGCGGCCGGGGGGCGCTGGGGGAGAAGGAGGACAGGGGTGAGTACTCCCCGGGCACCGCCCTACCTGGCCTCCGGGGCTGCTACCATGAGGGGCCAGCTGGCAGCAGCCGTGCTCCGGGCAATGTGGACACGTACCCATATGGGCTGCCCACGCCACCGGAGATGTCTCCCCTGGACTTGCTGGAGCCCGAGCAGACCttcttctcctccccctgccAGGAGGAGCATGCCCACCCCCACCACATCCCCCACCTGCCGGGGCCCCCTTACTCACCCGAGTAtgcccccagccccctccactGCAGCCACCCCCTGGGCTCCCTAGCCCTGGGCCAGTCCCCAGGTGTCTCTGTGATGTCCACTGTAGCTAGCTGTCCCCCATCTCCTGCCTATTACTCCCCTGCCACCTACCACTCTCTGCATTCCAACCTCCATGCCCACCTGGGCCAGCCTTCCCCACCTCCCGAGCATCCTGGCTTTGATGCCCTGGATCAGCTGAGCCAGGTAGAACTCCTGGGGGACATGGATCGCAATGAATTTGACCAGTATTTGAACGCTCCTGGCCACCCAGACTCTGCCGCTGGGGCGGTGGCCCTCAGTGGGCATACCCCAGTTTCCCAGGTGCCACCAAGGGGTCCCACGGAGACGAGCCTCATCTCTGTGCTGGCTGATGCCACAGCCACGTACTACAACAGCTACAGTGTGTCTTAG